TAAATCAATGTAATTTTCTATATCTTTCTGTTTAAGCAACAATTTTATTTCTCCTTTCTGATATACTCCCATAATTTAGAAATCAGTTTCAATATAGTTTTAATTTATTATATCACAAGTACCTTGGCAGTAAAATATCTCTTATAAAGCCTGTCACTGCCAAGGTACTATATTATTATCTCAAAATATTTTTCAATGATGATTCCATATCAGCAAGAATTCCCTCTGCTGCCTTATCTACATCAATCTGACCATAGTCAAGTTTTTGCACATAACCTGCAAATATCTTAATAAGTCTCTCATCCTCATAATAAGGGCTTATCATTTTTCCTTGATATGCCAATGCCTTATCAAGCACTTCTTTCGATATTCCCGTTATCATATTTTCTTTTTCCAGCACTTCAAGAGCCTTTTTATTAGAAGGTATTCCTCTTGTTAATCCCAGTATTTTTGACGCTTCAGGATCAGAAAGAAGAAAATTCAGGAACTTTGCTGCTGCTTCAGGATTCTTTGTGTCTTTGTTTATTGCGAATGCCATATTAAGTCTTGTAAATGCCGCATTATGATCTCCGATACCTTTAATATAGTTACCGGATGCTACCTGTCCCTCTTTAAGAGTATCCTGAAATACTCCTGTTCTTGACGACCATTCGTAAGTTCCGCCTATATTTCCGTTTACCCACAGCGGATTCTGATCTCCCGGAACATTTCCCAGCCCTGCTCTGTCTTTTGTTGACAGTGTAACCTTCTCATCAACCATTCTCTTATAAAATCTTAGAGCATCTGCAAGTTCCTCTTTAGTAACACCCATTTTATTTTCTTCATTAATCAGGTTATTTCCTGTTTTTTGCAGTAAATAATAATTTATAAAGTAGTAGTTTACTTTTTCGTCTGATACATCCAAAGGATAATAGTCATCTCCGAGTTTTTCTTTAAATACTTTATTTACGGCAAAAAGCTCGTCTGCTGTTTCAGGAAATTTTGCCCCTGCTTTATCGAATACACTCTGGTTATAATAAAATCCCATTCCGTTTAATCCCACAGGAACAGCATTAAGTTTATCTTTTATAACAGTATGGTTCAGAATTGCCTCGTCATAATTACCCAGATCAAAGTCTTTAAGGTCTCTCACATTATAAAAACCATCTCCGTTTTTAGAGAAAATATACAGCCAGTTCCAGTCTACCTGCATAATGTCAGGAGCTGTTTTTCCGCTCATCTGCGTAGACAGTTTTTCCAAATATCCTTCATATCCTGAATATTCAGCTTTTATTTTTATTCCGGGATTTTTTTCCTCAAAAAGCTTTATTGCATCCAGTGTAGCTTTATGTCTTGCATCAGACCCCCACCACATTACCCGTAATTCTACTGTTTTTCCTGTATCTCCTCCTGTACTGCTTTTTTTCTCGCCGCATCCAATTAAAAATAATAATGTTAATAACAATAAACAAATTTTACTTCTCATCAAGTCCTCCTAATTATATTATATTTTATAATTTTAAAATTCCTTCACGCGGTGTCACTCCAAAACCTTTTGCCAGATCAGCAAGTTCCCTGTCAGTAATCTCCTGTTTTCTGCCGCCCATTGATATTACTTTCACCAGTATTTCCGCCGCTTTTTCAGCTGTATCTATAAGGCCGAAAGCTTCATCAAGAGTTGCCCCTGTTCCGAATATCCCATGAAACGGCCAAATTACCAGATTAAAGTCTTTCATTTTTTCCATAGTTTTAGTTCCTATTTCCACAGTTCCCGGAACCACCCATGGAATTACCCCTATTCCCTCTGGAAATACCACAAGACACTCTGTACTCATCTTCCAGAGTTCCTTTGAGAATGTTTCGGTATTCAGGTCTAGCACATATGTAAGAGCTATAAGATTAGTGGCGTGATTATGCATAACTACCCTGCTTTTATCTCCGCACAGTGATTTTTTCACAGAATGTGCGGATAAATGTGTAGGAAGCTCGCTTGTGGGTATTCCGCCGTTTTTATAACCCCATACTTTTCTGTATTTTGTCCCGTCTTCATTTATTTTTATTATTCCCAGCGTATCTTCCGGATCAAGTATCACATTTCTGAAAAATTTTCCGGACCCTGTGACAAGAAAGTATTCATTGGCAAGATTAGGCACTTCAAAATCCATATCCGTAAAATCTCCGCTGCCTGTATCCTGCACATATTCCTCTGCTTCCTCTGTTTTTATACGATAGCTTACATTTCCGCCGTTTCTTTCATCCCATCCTTTCAGCCACATATCATGTATCACTTTCACCATGTCCCGTAAAAAACCGGCTTCAAATATATCTTTTTTCATATTTCCTCACTTTCGTTATGTAATTTTCCTTTTTTCAGTATAGGGAGAATTTTTTACTTCAGATAAAAAACTTCTCTTAGTTCTGTGGATTTCGGACTGTTGTCTTCATTTGTCTCCATGATGTCTTTCATGAAATCCCACCACTTCTTACATTCCTCTGTTTCTGCCACCTTATCCCATAATTCTTCACTTTCTATTTCCACATAAGCAAAAAGGCTGTTAGTTTCTTTGTCGAGAAATATTGAATAATTATATGCTCCGTGATTTTTCAAAACTTTTTTTAATGGTTCCCAGATTTCATCATGTCTTTTCTTGTATTCTTCATACTGTCCGCTGTAAACTTTCATCTTAACTGCTTTTCTTATCATAAATTCCTCCCTTCCCTGATAAAATCTATTTATGCATTATATATCTTCCCTGAAATTATTGCGGACTTCTTTTACTCAGTTCATTTTTTTCATATTCTTTCACTGTTTCAAGCCACTCTTCACCCACAGGAATATTTTTTTCACTACAGTAATAATCCCATACAGCTCCTGCCGGATACATTTTATACTCTTCAAGAAGTGCCAGTCTGCTTGTAAAATCTCCCGAAAGCTCTATTTCCTTTAATTTTTCCACAGGTTCCAAAAGAGCCAGCATAAGGGCTT
This genomic stretch from Sebaldella sp. S0638 harbors:
- a CDS encoding ABC transporter substrate-binding protein; its protein translation is MRSKICLLLLTLLFLIGCGEKKSSTGGDTGKTVELRVMWWGSDARHKATLDAIKLFEEKNPGIKIKAEYSGYEGYLEKLSTQMSGKTAPDIMQVDWNWLYIFSKNGDGFYNVRDLKDFDLGNYDEAILNHTVIKDKLNAVPVGLNGMGFYYNQSVFDKAGAKFPETADELFAVNKVFKEKLGDDYYPLDVSDEKVNYYFINYYLLQKTGNNLINEENKMGVTKEELADALRFYKRMVDEKVTLSTKDRAGLGNVPGDQNPLWVNGNIGGTYEWSSRTGVFQDTLKEGQVASGNYIKGIGDHNAAFTRLNMAFAINKDTKNPEAAAKFLNFLLSDPEASKILGLTRGIPSNKKALEVLEKENMITGISKEVLDKALAYQGKMISPYYEDERLIKIFAGYVQKLDYGQIDVDKAAEGILADMESSLKNILR
- the rhaM gene encoding L-rhamnose mutarotase, with product MIRKAVKMKVYSGQYEEYKKRHDEIWEPLKKVLKNHGAYNYSIFLDKETNSLFAYVEIESEELWDKVAETEECKKWWDFMKDIMETNEDNSPKSTELREVFYLK
- the rhaD gene encoding rhamnulose-1-phosphate aldolase; its protein translation is MKKDIFEAGFLRDMVKVIHDMWLKGWDERNGGNVSYRIKTEEAEEYVQDTGSGDFTDMDFEVPNLANEYFLVTGSGKFFRNVILDPEDTLGIIKINEDGTKYRKVWGYKNGGIPTSELPTHLSAHSVKKSLCGDKSRVVMHNHATNLIALTYVLDLNTETFSKELWKMSTECLVVFPEGIGVIPWVVPGTVEIGTKTMEKMKDFNLVIWPFHGIFGTGATLDEAFGLIDTAEKAAEILVKVISMGGRKQEITDRELADLAKGFGVTPREGILKL